In one Brassica oleracea var. oleracea cultivar TO1000 chromosome C9, BOL, whole genome shotgun sequence genomic region, the following are encoded:
- the LOC106319343 gene encoding T-complex protein 1 subunit zeta 2 isoform X2, producing the protein MSVRVLNPNAEVLNKTAALHMTINAAKGLQDVLKSNLGPKGTIKMLVGGSGDIKLTKDGNTLLKEMQIQNPTAIMIARTAVAQDDISGDGTTSTVIFIGELMKQSERCIDEGMHPRVLVDGFEIAKRATLQFLENFKTPVVMGDEPDKEILKMVARTTLRTKLYEGLADQLTEIVVNSVLCIRKPEEGIDLFMVEIMHMRHKFDVDTRLVEGLVLDHGSRHPDMKRRAENCHILTCNVSLEYEKSEINAGFFYSNAEQREAMVTAERRSVDERVQKIIDLKKKVCAGNDNNFVIINQKGIDPPSLDLLAREGIIALRRAKRRNMERLVLACGGEAVNSVDDLTPESLGWAGLVYEHVLGEEKYTFVEQVKNPYSCTILIKGPNDHTIAQIKDAVRDGLRSVKNTIEDECVVLGAGAFEVAARQHLLNEVKKTVQGRAQLGVEAFANALLVVPKTLAENAGLDTQDVIISLTSEHDKGNVVGLNLQDGEPIDPQLAGIFDNYSVKRQLINSGPVIASQLLLVDEVIRAGRNMRKPTA; encoded by the exons ATGTCAGTGCGAGTTCTGAACCCTAATGCAGAGGTGCTCAACAAAACGGCGGCGCTTCATATGACAATCAACGCCGCCAAGGGCTTGCAAGATGTACTCAAATCAAATCTCGGTCCTAAGGGAACCATCAAGAT GCTTGTTGGTGGATCTGGAGATATCAAGCTTACCAAGGATGGGAACACTCTATTGAAGGAGATG CAAATTCAGAATCCGACGGCTATTATGATTGCGAGGACAGCTGTTGCGCAGGATGACATTAGTGGTGATGGTACTACTTCCACTGTTATCTTCATTGGTGAGCTCATGAAGCAGTCCGAACGCTGCATTGATGAAG GAATGCATCCACGTGTCTTAGTTGATGGTTTTGAGATTGCCAAGAGAGCTACGCTTCAATTCCTTGAGAACTTCAAGACCCCTGTGGTTATGGGTGATGAGCCTGATAAAGAGATCCTCAAAATGGTCGCCAGAACGACACTTAGAACAAAG CTGTACGAAGGCTTGGCTGACCAACTGACTGAAATTGTCGTTAATTCA GTTCTTTGCATCCGGAAGCCTGAGGAAGGTATTGATCTGTTTATGGTGGAGATAATGCACATGCGCCACAAATTCGATGTCGACACAAGATTG GTTGAGGGGCTTGTTCTAGATCATGGTTCAAGGCACCCTGATATGAAACGACGTGCAGAGAATTGCCACATCCTAACTTGCAATGTGTCGCTGGAGTATGAGAAGAG CGAAATTAATGCAGGGTTTTTCTACTCTAATGCGGAGCAGAGGGAAGCCATGGTTACTGCCGAGAGGCGATCTGTTGATGAAAGAGTTCAGAAAATTATCGATCTCAAGAAAAAG GTGTGTGCTGGTAATGATAACAACTTTGTTATCATAAACCAAAAGGGTATCGACCCACCGTCATTGGATCTTCTTGCTAGAGAAGGG ATTATTGCCCTTAGAAGAGCAAAGAGGAGGAACATGGAACGTTTAGTTTTGGCCTGTGGTGGAGAAGCTGTGAATTCTGTTGACGACTTGACCCCTGAGTCGCTTGGATGGGCTGGACTTGTCTATGAGCACGTTCTCGGGGAGGAAAAGTACACCTTCGTGGAGCAAGTGAAGAATCCTTATTCATGTACCATCCTCATCAAAG GGCCCAATGACCACACCATTGCTCAAATTAAGGATGCGGTTCGTGATGGTCTAAGATCGGTCAAAAACACCATAGAAGACGAGTGTGTTGTGTTA GGAGCAGGAGCTTTTGAAGTTGCAGCAAGGCAGCACTTACTCAATGAAGTCAAGAAAACCGTTCAAGGG CGGGCCCAACTTGGCGTTGAAGCTTTTGCTAATGCCCTTCTTGTGGTGCCTAAGACACTTGCAGAAAACGCAGGTCTTGACACCCAAGACGTGATCATTTCTCTTACG AGTGAGCATGACAAAGGAAACGTAGTGGGATTGAACCTTCAGGATGGTGAACCAATTGACCCACAGCTCGCTGGTATCTTCGACAACTACTCAGTGAAACGCCAACTTATCAACTCAGG GCCAGTGATTGCATCGCAGTTGCTTTTGGTGGACGAAGTGATTCGCGCAGGAAGAAATATGAGGAAGCCTACTGCTTGA
- the LOC106319344 gene encoding COX assembly mitochondrial protein 2 produces MGSYVEQARENHVKKKVEEALRSKMKAKALNECDQYVSKYAECATGRTFSVVWTCRKQAKELNTCLHQFTNDKVLEEMKREYMIQEEGKISASTA; encoded by the exons ATGGGGAGCTATGTGGAGCAAGCTCGTGAGAATCACGTCAAGAAGAAGGTCGAAGAAG CGCTGCGTAGCAAGATGAAGGCAAAGGCATTAAACGAATGTGATCAGTACGTCTCCAAGTATGCTGAATGCGCCACCGGAAGAACCTTCTCTGTTGTGTGGACATGTCGTAAGCAAGCTAAAGAGCTCAACACTTGCCTCCATCAGTT CACCAATGACAAGGTGTTGGAAGAAATGAAGAGAGAGTACATGATTCAAGAAGAGGGAAAAATCTCAGCGTCCACCGCATAA
- the LOC106319147 gene encoding ultraviolet-B receptor UVR8, with product MASATSVIAWGSGEDGQLGLGTYEEKEWACVVEALDPFAVRSVVGGSRNSLAICDGGKLFTWGWNQRGTLGHPPEKKTESVPSLVKSLANVKITQAAIGGWHCLAVDDQGRAYAWGGNEYGQCGEEPSKDESGRPVRRDIVIPKRCAPKLTVRQVAAGGTHSVVLTREGSVWTWGQPWPPGDIKQISVPVRVQGLENVRLIAVGAFHNLALKEDGTLWAWGNNEYGQLGTGDTQPRSHPIPVQGLDDLTLVDIAAGGWHSTALTEEGEVYAWGRGEHGRLGFGDNDKSSKMVAQKVNLLAGEDIIQVSCGGTHSVALTRDGRIFSFGRGDHGRLGYGRKVTTGQPLELPIDIPPPEGQFNHADEEEDGKWIAKFVACGGRHTLAIMEWKADQEEEETE from the exons ATGGCTTCAGCTACTTCCGTCATAGCTTG GGGCTCTGGAGAAGATGGGCAGCTAGGACTTGGAACTTACGAAGAAAAGGAATGGGCTTGCGTTGTTGAGGCTCTTGACCCTTTTGCCGTTCGCTCCGTCGTCGGAGGTAGCCGCAACTCCCTCGCCATTTGCGATGGTGGCAAG CTGTTTACATGGGGTTGGAATCAAAGGGGTACATTAGGACACCCACCAGAGAAGAAAACGGAAAGCGTCCCTAGTCTTGTTAAGTCTCTCGCCAATGTCAAGATTACACAG GCTGCTATTGGTGGTTGGCATTGTTTAGCTGTCGATGATCAAGGCCGAGCTTATGCCTGGG GGGGAAACGAATATGGGCAGTGTGGTGAAGAGCCTTCCAAGGACGAGTCAGGTAGGCCTGTTCGTAGAGATATTGTAATCCCTAAGCGTTGTGCCCCTAAACTTACCGTCCGTCAG GTAGCTGCAGGAGGTACTCACTCTGTGGTTCTAACCCGTGAAGGTTCTGTCTGGACTTGGGGTCAGCCTTGGCCTCCCGGTGACAT AAAACAGATATCTGTTCCGGTAAGAGTTCAGGGTCTTGAAAACGTTCGTCTGATTGCTGTTGGAGCATTTCATAACTTGGCTCTCAAAGAAGATGGGACTTTGTGGGCTTGGGGTAATAATGAATATGGACAACTTGGTACCGGAGATACCCAACCTAGATCTCATCCTATTCCAGTTCAAGGCCTCGATGATCTCACTTTG GTTGATATAGCTGCTGGAGGATGGCATTCAACAGCTTTAACCGAAGAAGGAGAG GTGTATGCTTGGGGGAGAGGAGAACATGGAAGGCTTGGGTTTGGTGACAATGACAAGAGCAGCAAAATGGTTGCGCAGAAAGTTAATCTCTTAGCTGGAGAAGACATCATTCAG GTCTCATGTGGTGGAACTCATTCAGTTGCTTTGACAAGAGACGGTAGGATCTTCTCG TTTGGTCGAGGAGACCATGGTAGACTCGGGTACGGAAGAAAAGTGACAACGGGACAGCCATTAGAGCTTCCTATAGACATTCCACCACCTGAAGGACAGTTTAACCATGCTGATGAAGAAGAGGATGGAAAGTGGATAGCTAAGTTTGTGGCATGTGGTGGTCGACACACTCTAGCTATTATGGAATGGAAGGCTGATCAAGAGGAGGAGGAAACAGAATAA
- the LOC106319148 gene encoding histone-lysine N-methyltransferase, H3 lysine-79 specific isoform X2 gives MALRGDEHEFMNQREWDRRARLIRENPTSRRFSASYVGSFREDHHKSSSRTYLNSISSTASSPGYTLKDEIDPSTYSFTNALKALQPKTMFNNREWLTQEGFALNSKWNEAEKYICNPVSGEVPMECLSSKTLSARSFRNLTTTMSAPLHYPNPNLLMNNIGQNKPNDNPNVKVIHEDLYAPDPVLVREKKVVGLKRDVGIQSTSVDLSSGSPSPAKTPPIMERSLKRHVEANDSPVEFNLKLEGQQEDLKLEEEEKEEGKQEMSKEEGEETEEKQEMSIKGEETKEKLEMSTKEEEEKQEMSEEEEEMKKQKKRRGSGCFSWRRSRQRQPRKSKYIFPICVPHLVKGC, from the exons ATGGCTCTGCGAGGAGATGAGCATGAGTTTATGAACCAAAGAGAATGGGATCGAAGAGCTCGATTGATCCGAGAAAACCCTACTTCAAGAAGGTTCTCTGCTTCATACGTTGGAAGCTTTAGAGAAGATCATCACAAGTCTTCTTCAAGAACATACTTAAACAGCATCTCTAGTACTGCCTCTTCTCCTGGCTACACCCTCAAAG ACGAGATTGACCCATCAACATATTCCTTCACCAATGCACTCAAGG CGTTACAACCAAAGACAATGTTCAATAACAGAGAATGGTTAACACAAGAAGGGTTTGCGTTGAATTCGAAGTGGAACGAAGCAGAGAAATATATATGTAATCCAGTGTCCGGAGAAGTTCCAATGGAGTGTTTGTCTTCTAAAACATTAAGTGCAAGATCTTTTAGAAACTTGACCACCACCATGTCTGCTCCTCTTCACTACCCTAATCCGAATCTATTGATGAACAATATTGGTCAAAACAAACCCAATGATAATCCTAACGTTAAAGTCATTCACGAGGATCTTTATGCTCCTGATCCTGTTCTTGTTCGAG AAAAGAAAGTTGTGGGGCTGAAACGTGATGTGGGCATTCAGAGTACGTCGGTGGATCTTAGCTCTGGTAGCCCTAGTCCGGCAAAGACGCCTCCGATCATGGAACGGTCACTGAAACGACACGTGGAAGCTAATGATTCGCCAGTGGAATTTAATCTCAAACTAGAAGGTCAACAAGAG GATTTGAAGTTGGAAGAAGAAGAGAAAGAAGAAGGGAAGCAAGAGATGAGTAAAGAAGAAGGAGAAGAAACAGAAGAGAAGCAAGAGATGAGTATAAAAGGAGAAGAAACAAAAGAGAAGCTAGAGATGAGTACTAAAGAAGAAGAAGAGAAGCAAGAGATGAGTGAAGAAGAAGAAGAAATGAAGAAGCAGAAGAAGAGACGAGGAAGTGGATGCTTCTCATGGAGGCGATCAAGACAAAGACAACCTAGAAAATCAAAGTACATCTTCCCTATTTGTGTTCCTCATCTTGTCAAAGGTTGTTGA
- the LOC106319148 gene encoding reticulocyte-binding protein 2 homolog a isoform X1, whose amino-acid sequence MALRGDEHEFMNQREWDRRARLIRENPTSRRFSASYVGSFREDHHKSSSRTYLNSISSTASSPGYTLKDEIDPSTYSFTNALKALQPKTMFNNREWLTQEGFALNSKWNEAEKYICNPVSGEVPMECLSSKTLSARSFRNLTTTMSAPLHYPNPNLLMNNIGQNKPNDNPNVKVIHEDLYAPDPVLVRAEKKVVGLKRDVGIQSTSVDLSSGSPSPAKTPPIMERSLKRHVEANDSPVEFNLKLEGQQEDLKLEEEEKEEGKQEMSKEEGEETEEKQEMSIKGEETKEKLEMSTKEEEEKQEMSEEEEEMKKQKKRRGSGCFSWRRSRQRQPRKSKYIFPICVPHLVKGC is encoded by the exons ATGGCTCTGCGAGGAGATGAGCATGAGTTTATGAACCAAAGAGAATGGGATCGAAGAGCTCGATTGATCCGAGAAAACCCTACTTCAAGAAGGTTCTCTGCTTCATACGTTGGAAGCTTTAGAGAAGATCATCACAAGTCTTCTTCAAGAACATACTTAAACAGCATCTCTAGTACTGCCTCTTCTCCTGGCTACACCCTCAAAG ACGAGATTGACCCATCAACATATTCCTTCACCAATGCACTCAAGG CGTTACAACCAAAGACAATGTTCAATAACAGAGAATGGTTAACACAAGAAGGGTTTGCGTTGAATTCGAAGTGGAACGAAGCAGAGAAATATATATGTAATCCAGTGTCCGGAGAAGTTCCAATGGAGTGTTTGTCTTCTAAAACATTAAGTGCAAGATCTTTTAGAAACTTGACCACCACCATGTCTGCTCCTCTTCACTACCCTAATCCGAATCTATTGATGAACAATATTGGTCAAAACAAACCCAATGATAATCCTAACGTTAAAGTCATTCACGAGGATCTTTATGCTCCTGATCCTGTTCTTGTTCGAG CAGAAAAGAAAGTTGTGGGGCTGAAACGTGATGTGGGCATTCAGAGTACGTCGGTGGATCTTAGCTCTGGTAGCCCTAGTCCGGCAAAGACGCCTCCGATCATGGAACGGTCACTGAAACGACACGTGGAAGCTAATGATTCGCCAGTGGAATTTAATCTCAAACTAGAAGGTCAACAAGAG GATTTGAAGTTGGAAGAAGAAGAGAAAGAAGAAGGGAAGCAAGAGATGAGTAAAGAAGAAGGAGAAGAAACAGAAGAGAAGCAAGAGATGAGTATAAAAGGAGAAGAAACAAAAGAGAAGCTAGAGATGAGTACTAAAGAAGAAGAAGAGAAGCAAGAGATGAGTGAAGAAGAAGAAGAAATGAAGAAGCAGAAGAAGAGACGAGGAAGTGGATGCTTCTCATGGAGGCGATCAAGACAAAGACAACCTAGAAAATCAAAGTACATCTTCCCTATTTGTGTTCCTCATCTTGTCAAAGGTTGTTGA